In the Loxodonta africana isolate mLoxAfr1 chromosome 1, mLoxAfr1.hap2, whole genome shotgun sequence genome, one interval contains:
- the FOXQ1 gene encoding forkhead box protein Q1 translates to MKLKVPAPCAAGANKAAGDLEGTGSNNVLSPLSAGSDDSLGSDGDCAANSPAADGGTGVPAGGGPGAEEEDPVATGGQEAGAAGPGEGGRGKPYTRRPKPPYSYIALIAMAIRDSAGGRLTLAEINEYLMGKFPFFRGSYTGWRNSVRHNLSLNDCFVKVLRDPSRPWGKDNYWMLNPNSEYTFADGVFRRRRKRLGHRAAAPAAMLRPEEDPVQPAAAAVPGPTAPPPRPPSPARQDSASPAGKFSSSFAIDSILSKPFRSRREPGADAEARLLWAARAPPARPAPCPAPGAAPLPLYAFGAREPALLLGARAGEAPPLLLASLASFATREPFRGPLAGDCSPPCCPLRLPGALQAALACGPGAYQPGPAETLLA, encoded by the coding sequence ATGAAGTTGAAGGTGCCCGCCCCCTGCGCGGCCGGCGCGAACAAGGCAGCTGGCGACCTGGAGGGCACGGGCAGCAACAACGTCCTGTCCCCGCTGTCGGCGGGCAGCGACGACTCCCTTGGCTCGGACGGAGACTGTGCAGCCAACAGCCCGGCGGCGGACGGCGGCACCGGAGTGCCAGCGGGCGGCGGGCCTGGCGCAGAGGAGGAGGACCCGGTGGCGACGGGCGGCCAGGAGGCCGGCGCGGCGGGGCCCGGCGAGGGTGGTCGCGGCAAACCGTACACACGACGGCCCAAGCCCCCGTACTCGTACATCGCGCTTATTGCCATGGCCATCCGCGACTCCGCGGGCGGGCGCCTGACGCTGGCGGAGATCAACGAGTATCTCATGGGCAAGTTTCCCTTCTTCCGAGGCAGCTACACGGGCTGGCGCAACTCGGTGCGCCACAATCTCTCGCTCAACGACTGCTTCGTCAAAGTGCTGCGCGACCCCTCGcggccctggggcaaggacaacTACTGGATGCTCAATCCCAACAGCGAGTACACCTTCGCGGACGGAGTCTTCCGCCGCCGCCGCAAGCGCCTTGGGCACAGGGCCGCCGCCCCGGCGGCTATGCTGCGGCCGGAGGAGGACCCGGTCCAGCCCGCCGCAGCGGCCGTTCCTGGCCCCACCGCGCCCCCGCCGCGCCCGCCCTCGCCTGCCCGCCAGGACAGCGCGAGCCCCGCGGGCAAGTTCTCCAGCTCCTTCGCTATCGACAGCATCCTCAGCAAGCCCTTCCGCAGCCGCCGCGAGCCGGGCGCGGACGCCGAGGCGCGCCTGCTGTGGGCCGCCCGCGCACCCCCCGCCCGGCCTGCGCCCTGTCCCGCGCCGGGCGCGGCCCCGCTGCCGCTCTACGCTTTCGGGGCACGCGAGCCGGCGCTGCTGCTGGGCGCGCGGGCTGGGGAGGCACCGCCCCTCCTGCTCGCCTCCTTGGCCTCCTTCGCCACCCGCGAGCCCTTTCGAGGCCCTTTGGCCGGGGACTGCTCGCCCCCGTGCTGCCCCCTGCGGCTGCCCGGCGCCTTGCAGGCGGCCCTGGCCTGCGGCCCCGGCGCCTATCAGCCGGGCCCGGCGGAGACGCTGCTGGCTTGA